The sequence AAAGCATCTAAGCGTGAAGCCCCCCTCAAGATGAGATTTCCCTGCTTGAAGACCCCATGTAGACGACGTGGTTGATAGGTTCGGGGTGGAAGCGCAGCAATGCGTGGAGCTGACGAATACTAATCGGTCGAGGACTTATCCAACATATTCGGAGTGTACAATTGTTTCGCATCCAGTTTTCAGGGAGCAACCCCTGAACTATATAGGTTTGGTGATAATGGCGGAAGGGAACCACGCGTACCCATCCCGAACACGAACGTTAAGCCTTCCAGCGCCGATGGTACTTGGACCGCAGGGTCCCGGGAGAGTAGGACGTCGCCAAGCCGAGAAGCAAAGAACGCCTCTAGATCGAGCCATCGATCCGGAGGCGTTTTTTTCGATCGCATCTTTTTCGCTTACGGCGAATATAAGCCTACATCTGCGGCCGTCATGGCAACAATGCTGCCCGGCTGAGCGGACCGCTTCATCGCCATCGACAGGTACAGGCGCGGCGCCATCCACCAGAGGTGGACGAAGCCTGCGGTTAGCGCCGCGGCGAGCGGTACCCAGACGGCCAATCCCGCCGTCGCCAACACGCCGATCGCGGTCATGTGCAGCTGGATCGAACGATATTGTCGGAACGGCACGCTGGAGGTCGGCAGGTACCCGAACCAAGGCCATGCAAGAAGCCAACCGTACCGCCGGGAATACCCTAACTCCTCCCGTTCCCGGCGGAGGAGCGCCGTCGTCAGGACGTAATACGCCGCCTGCCAGCCGATCAAGGCGCCGATGCCCCAGAGCAAGAGGTTCGCCTCCCCTTGGAAAATCGGTACGATCGAAAGCCATAAAATAAGAAATCCTAAATAAACAAGGCTAATCAAAGGATGACGGCGAATCCTCTTAAGGAGCTTGTATTGATAGATCACTTTTTCGTTCGCGGGCGTCACTGCTTGCATCGCCACAACTGTCACCTCGGCGTCTTCGGGTTTCATTCACGCTTCTCCCCGCGCCCACATATACATAAGGAACAGCGGCGAACAATGGAGATCAAATATCGATTCTCAATTATAGCAAGTTCGGCAAAAAAAGTTTAGAGATTTAGAAGAAAGGCAATACTGGGAGTAAAACGAGAAAGGTGAGCTGCCCAATGAATGCGCTGAATCCCGAAGCGGAGCCGATGACCTGCATGATTTGCGAAGAGACGCGTTCGGAAGGAATTCATATTTGCGGTCAATTTATTTGCGCGGATTGCGAGACGGAGATGGTACGGACGGACGTGAAAGACGAGAAGTACCCGTTTTTCATTACACAGATGAAACGAGTATGGTATAAAAAGGACGCATAGCTTAATGCGATTCTCATAGGGAGCGAAAGACTTTCCGACGGTCGGGCGCGACGGCGGAGAGTCTTTTTTTCTGATGGAGAACGAGGTAAGATACAAGTAGAGATTGTCGAAAAAGGGGGAAAGCGCCCGATGACGGACAAGCGGACGCTTCAACCGGGCGATGCGCCGGTCGTGGCCGCGCTCGCCGCGCATCGGTCGCGTCGTCGGGCGGGCTTTCATGTGCCGGGCCATAAAGCGGGCGCCGCATACGGGTCCGACCCGGATGCGGCGAGCTGGCTCGGAGCGGCTGGGGCTTACGATGCGACCGAGCTGCCGGGTCTGGACGATCTACACGCGCCCACGGGCGCGATCGAGCAGGCGCAGGCGCTCGCCGCCCAATGCTTCGGGGCGCGGCGAACGTATTTCCTCGTCGGCGGCAGCACCGTCGGCAACTTAGCGGCGATCCATGCGGCGGCCGGACCGGGAGAACTGCTCGTGATGCAGCGCGACGCGCACAAGTCCGCGATCCACGCGTTAATGCTGCTTGGCGCCGGAGCGGTATTCGTCCTCCCGGAAGCTGACGAGGAGCTCGGGTTATACGGCGGCGTGTCGGCGGCCGCGATCGCGCGCGCGTTGGACGAGCATCCCGAGGCGAAGGCGGTCTTCGTAACGAGCCCGAATTACTACGGGATCGCCGCGGACATCGGCGCGATCGCGGAGACGGCGCATGCCCGGGGGAAAGCGCTCATCGTCGACGAGGCGCATGGAGCGCATTTCGGGCGACATCCGCGGTTTCCGAAATCCGCACTGCAGCAAGGGGCGGACGTCGTCATACAGTCGACGCACAAGATGCTCCCCGCTTTGACGATGAGCGCCATGCTGCACGTGGGAAGCGACCGTATCCCGCATGAGCGCATCGAGGCGTACTTACGCATGCTGCAGAGCTCCAGTCCCTCCTACCTCATCCTCGCATCGCTCGACTGGGCGAGGCGGGAGCTGCATACGAGAGGGGAAGAGCTTTTCGCGGAGGCGCTCCATGCGATCGATGGGTTGGGCGAAGCGTTGCGAGCGACGACGGGCGGAAGATTCGGCGTCAAGACGACCGCGGATCCCTTAAAGCCGCTCCTATACGACGGGGCCGGCGAGTGGACGGGCTACGAGCTGGCGGAGCGTCTAGCCGAGGTCGGCATCTATACGGAGATGGCGAACGAGTCGTATGTCGTCCTGGCCTGCAGCGCCGCCACGTCGACGGAGGAGATCGGACGGCTTCTCTCGACGTTGCAAGAATTTGCCTCACGATTTCCGGCGAAAAAGAAGGAAATTCAGCAAAATTTCTCGAATATGTATGCATTAGGGGCATTATCCTTGTCCGCACCCGTCTATTTCAAGGCGGAGGACGCGATTTCGGCCGCAAGGCCGGACGAACGGCGATTCATTCCATGGGAAGAAGCGGCAGGCGAGACGTGCGCGGAGATGGTCATTCCATATCCGCCCGGCATTCCGATCCTCTTGCCCGGCGAGAAGATTACGCGGGAGGTCGCCTCGGCGGCGCTTCGCCTCCGGGAGCAAGGCGCTTCGGTTCAAGGCGTGCGAGACCGTTCGCTTCGAATGATCGGCGTTCGCAAGGAACCCTAATGGCAGCTAGGCAATATACTATGTTAGGAGCCTGCAAGTGAAAGGCTTGTTTATTACTTTCGAAGGACCCGACGGGTCCGGCAAGACGACGCAGATGAAGCTGCTCGGAGAGCGGCTGGCGTCGATGGGGGCGGACGTCGTAAGGACGAGAGAGCCCGGCGGGACGCCGATCGGGGATCGGCTGCGCGAGATCGTCCTGTCTCCGGATAACGGGGAAATGATGGACGAAACGGAAATACTGCTCTATGCGGCTTCGCGCGCGCAGCACGTTCGCGAAGTGATCGTCCCGGCGCTCGAGCGGGGGAAGGTCGTGATCTGCGATCGATTCGTCGACGCGAGCATCGCCTACCAAGGGTACGGCTTAGGCCGGGATCCCGAGGAGGTGGCCCGAATCAATCGGTTCGCGACCGGCGGATTGCGCCCGCACCGGACGTATTTGCTGGATGTGCCCGCGGCGGTAAGCCGCGAACGGCTGTTGAGCCGAGCGCTTGCGGCGAGCGGCGCGGGACTCGACCGCATCGAGCAAAAAGAGAGAGAATACCACGAACGAGTGAGAGACGGATTCCTACTGATCGCGAAAGCCGAACCGCAGCGCGTGATGTTGATCGACGCGAATCGGACCGTCGCCGACATCGCCGCGGACATCCATGCGGACTTCGACCGTTTGTTACAGCAACAGCAATAACAAAATCGCTCAGAGGAGGAATTTAGGATGAAACTTGTAATCGCAGTTGTGCAAGATAAGGACAGCAACCGCTTGTCGAACGCCTTGATTAAAGAGGGGATTCGAGCGACGAAGATGGCGAGCACCGGCGGCTTCCTGAGAGCCGGAAACACGACGTTCATGATCGGGATCGAAGACGATCGCGTGCAGGACGTCCTCGAGGTCATCAAGTCGAATTGCAAGGTGCGCGATCAGTTGGTTACGCCGGTCACGCCAATGGGCGGTACGACGGATTCCTACATTCCGTTCCCGGTCGAGGTGCAGGTCGGCGGAGCCGCCGTCTTCATCATGCCGGTCGAGCGGTTCGAACATTTCTAAGAATAATGCGAAGCACGATCGAATGATTTCGGACACGGAGGCGGATCGACGTGAAAATCAATCCCGGCATCCGCCCGTTCGGCAAGGAGCCCCTTCGGAACGAAGGGGCTTCTGGCACCTCCGCGTCCGCTAGGCCGTTCTCCGGCTTTCTAAGGCAGGAACGGGAAGCGGCGTCGCAGGACGAGTTGGCCCGACGGATGGAACGCATCGCGCAGCAAGGCGAACGGCTGGCCCGTTCGATGACGGTGCGCGAGCTTAGAGAATATAAGGTGTTGGTTCAACGTTTCCTGGAAGACACGGTGCGCAAAGGCGTCGGGCTGAAGGAAACGAGGGGCTGGGACCGCAGAGGCAGAACCAAACGATATCAATTGTTGGACGAGATCGACCAGGCGCTCCTTGCGATGGCGGACGAGCTGCTCGCGACGGAAGGCGGCCGCATCGAGCTGCTGGGCAAAGTCGGCGAAATTCGCGGACTGCTGATCAACTTGTTTTACTAGGAGCGAAGGACATGCCATTCCGAGATATTCCCGGTCAGGACAGGGTGAAGATGCAGCTGCAGGCGGCGCTCCGCTCCGACGCTCTGTCGCATGCTTACGTCTTCGAAGGGCCGCGCGGCACGGGCCGCAGAGCGACGGCGCATGCGCTCGCCCAGGCGATTCATTGTCTGGAGGGAGGCGACGACGCTTGCGGGAAGTGCGCCGAATGCCGGAAGATCGATAACGGCAATCATCCGGACGTCCTGAGCGTCGATCCGGACGGGGCGACGGTGAAGATCGATCAAGTGCGGGAGCTGCAGAAGCAATTCGCTTATCGAACGGCGGGGACGAAGCCGAGAGTCTACGTCATCGAAAGCGCCGATCGGCTGACGCCGCAAGCGGCGAACGCCTTGCTGAAGTTCTTGGAGGAGCCGACCTCCGCGACGGTAGCCATCCTCATCACCGAGAACGGACAAGCCCTCTTG comes from Paenibacillus antri and encodes:
- a CDS encoding sigma factor G inhibitor Gin, with amino-acid sequence MTCMICEETRSEGIHICGQFICADCETEMVRTDVKDEKYPFFITQMKRVWYKKDA
- a CDS encoding aminotransferase class I/II-fold pyridoxal phosphate-dependent enzyme; protein product: MTDKRTLQPGDAPVVAALAAHRSRRRAGFHVPGHKAGAAYGSDPDAASWLGAAGAYDATELPGLDDLHAPTGAIEQAQALAAQCFGARRTYFLVGGSTVGNLAAIHAAAGPGELLVMQRDAHKSAIHALMLLGAGAVFVLPEADEELGLYGGVSAAAIARALDEHPEAKAVFVTSPNYYGIAADIGAIAETAHARGKALIVDEAHGAHFGRHPRFPKSALQQGADVVIQSTHKMLPALTMSAMLHVGSDRIPHERIEAYLRMLQSSSPSYLILASLDWARRELHTRGEELFAEALHAIDGLGEALRATTGGRFGVKTTADPLKPLLYDGAGEWTGYELAERLAEVGIYTEMANESYVVLACSAATSTEEIGRLLSTLQEFASRFPAKKKEIQQNFSNMYALGALSLSAPVYFKAEDAISAARPDERRFIPWEEAAGETCAEMVIPYPPGIPILLPGEKITREVASAALRLREQGASVQGVRDRSLRMIGVRKEP
- the tmk gene encoding dTMP kinase, whose amino-acid sequence is MKGLFITFEGPDGSGKTTQMKLLGERLASMGADVVRTREPGGTPIGDRLREIVLSPDNGEMMDETEILLYAASRAQHVREVIVPALERGKVVICDRFVDASIAYQGYGLGRDPEEVARINRFATGGLRPHRTYLLDVPAAVSRERLLSRALAASGAGLDRIEQKEREYHERVRDGFLLIAKAEPQRVMLIDANRTVADIAADIHADFDRLLQQQQ
- a CDS encoding cyclic-di-AMP receptor, producing the protein MKLVIAVVQDKDSNRLSNALIKEGIRATKMASTGGFLRAGNTTFMIGIEDDRVQDVLEVIKSNCKVRDQLVTPVTPMGGTTDSYIPFPVEVQVGGAAVFIMPVERFEHF
- a CDS encoding YaaR family protein, translated to MKINPGIRPFGKEPLRNEGASGTSASARPFSGFLRQEREAASQDELARRMERIAQQGERLARSMTVRELREYKVLVQRFLEDTVRKGVGLKETRGWDRRGRTKRYQLLDEIDQALLAMADELLATEGGRIELLGKVGEIRGLLINLFY